The sequence ACGTTGTTCTTCAGATGATGGAGGATGCGGCCCGCCTCGCACATCCCGGACGAAGATATGATGACGCAGGGCGTTTTAATGTCGTTCAATTTTCGGGACTCGCTCGCGCCGCGGATGTAACGGCACATTTCAAAGCCGAACGGGTTCGTTGAGTTCATGATGTAGCGGTAGGTCTCCTCGTTGTAGCATTCCGGATGGAGACGGAAGATCTCGGTCGCGCTCACCGAGAGGGGGCTGTCAACGAACACCGGGAGCTCCGGGATGCGCTTCGACTGCATGAGGCGGTAGAGGGCATGGATGACCTGCTGGGTGGCGCCGACCGAGAAGGCGGGCACGATGATCTTCCCGCCCCTGCCCCTGGTGCGGTTCACCGCCTCAGCCAGCTTGTTCTCCGTATCCTCAATGGGGCCGTGCATGCGGTTGCCGTAGGTGCTCTCCATGACGAGAAAATCGAGGCCCGGCACAGGCGTGCGCGAGCGGAGGAGCGCCATCGTCTCCCGGCCGATATCGCCGGTATAGCCAAACTTGATCGCCCTCCCGCTCTCCTCAACCTCCAGCACCACAATCGCCGAGCCGAGGATGTGGCCCGCGTCCTTGAAGGTGAGCTGAACGCCGGGGAAGAGCGGCAACGGGCGGTCATAGCTCACCGTGACGAACTGCCGCAGCGATCTTTCCGCTTCCTCCTTGCTGTAGAGAGGCTCGATGAAGGGCGTACCGCTGTTCTTATGTTTCTTATTCAGGTAGGCGGCATCATCCTCCTGGATGTGGGCGCTGTCCAGGAGCAGAATCCCGCAGAGGTCGCGCGTCGCGGGGGTTGAGTAGATCGTGCCCTGGAACCCCTTCGTGCAGAGGGTGGGTATATTGCCGCTGTGGTCGAGATGAGCGTGTGAGAGAATGAGACAGTCGATCCGAACAGGGTCGAAGGGGAGTGTACGGTTCCGCTCGGCAGCTTCCTGGCGGCGCCCCTCAAAGAGGCCGCAGTCGAGAAGGATTCTCTTCCCCGCTGCCTCGACGAGGTGCATCGATCCGGTGACTTCCCGTGCGCCACCGAGGAAGGTTACTTTCATGGGATCAATAGAGCCCTTTTCTCGGATGGTGAACTTACACCACGGTGGCGTCGTTACTCTTCGATGCCGATTTGACGATACTCCTTATTGTTTCTGTCAGTTCCAATGGAAACATGACAACCGTATTCGCGGGACCAGCCCCAAGGCTGTCGATCGTCTGAAGTGTTCGCAGTTTCATCGCCCCCGGTGTCTGCTCCATGATGACGGCGGCGGCGGCCAGATTCGTCGCCGCAATCTTGTCGCCCTCCGCCTTCGTAATCGTGGCCCGCTTCTCTCGTTCCGCCGAGGCTTGCCGGGACATGATTCGCTTCAAGTCTTCCGGCATTTCGATGTCCTGAAGGCGAATGGAATCAATATGCAATCCCCAATCCTTGATGTGTTCCTCCACCACCTCGGCAATCCGCTTCTGAATATGCTCTCGCTCCGACAGGAGTTCGTCCAGCGAGAGTCCGCCAACGACGTCTCGCAACGTAGCCTGCGCGTACTGGGCGATGGCAAAAGCGAAGTCCTGGATTCGAATGACGGCCTTCTCAGCGTCCGCCACCAGGAAAAAGAGGACGCCGTCAATGGCCGCGGGAACATTGTCCTTGGTAATCACCTGCTGGCTGGGAATGTTCAGAGTAAGCAAGCGCAGATCTACAAACCGGACATTGTCAATGAAGGGAATGATATACATGATGCCCGGCCCTTTGACCGACCGAAACTTGCCGAGCCGGAGCACCACGCCCCGTTCCCACTGCGGGGCAACGCGAATACCGGAGACGACAATTCCCCAGATGACCGCAAAGATGCCCTCGGCCACGCCCCCGGCGACTTTCTGCATGTTGGTTCCGCGCCCCAGGCCCAGGAAGAGCACGAGGCCGAGAATGACGAAAGGGACAAAGAAGATAATTCCCCGTAACGGCCCTCCTATGGAAACGTGTCCCCGCTGCGGTTTCGCATAGACTTTTTGTGTGTCCATACGGCGAGCCTCCTTTTGTTGTTGGTTCATGAAACCCTCCAGAGTTCAGCACTCAGTTTATCATATTCCACATCGTCACATGCCCCTCTTCAATGCTGAACGCCGGAATTGAGCGGTGATCACGCTCAACGGAACGCTGGAAGGGAGCGAGCCGAGGGCTCGCGCATCCGCGCCGGCAAGGCTGTCATTGTTCAATATCTGTCCT is a genomic window of Candidatus Auribacterota bacterium containing:
- a CDS encoding MBL fold metallo-hydrolase, producing the protein MKVTFLGGAREVTGSMHLVEAAGKRILLDCGLFEGRRQEAAERNRTLPFDPVRIDCLILSHAHLDHSGNIPTLCTKGFQGTIYSTPATRDLCGILLLDSAHIQEDDAAYLNKKHKNSGTPFIEPLYSKEEAERSLRQFVTVSYDRPLPLFPGVQLTFKDAGHILGSAIVVLEVEESGRAIKFGYTGDIGRETMALLRSRTPVPGLDFLVMESTYGNRMHGPIEDTENKLAEAVNRTRGRGGKIIVPAFSVGATQQVIHALYRLMQSKRIPELPVFVDSPLSVSATEIFRLHPECYNEETYRYIMNSTNPFGFEMCRYIRGASESRKLNDIKTPCVIISSSGMCEAGRILHHLKNNVEDPRNTILIVNFCAEHTLGKRIVERVPQIKIFGEMHRLRAEVVVINAFSAHADRGELLKYVEETDGAVTRYFFVHGEKDQAVALAEAVRAMTGRNAEVPRRGETVELQL
- a CDS encoding SPFH domain-containing protein — protein: MDTQKVYAKPQRGHVSIGGPLRGIIFFVPFVILGLVLFLGLGRGTNMQKVAGGVAEGIFAVIWGIVVSGIRVAPQWERGVVLRLGKFRSVKGPGIMYIIPFIDNVRFVDLRLLTLNIPSQQVITKDNVPAAIDGVLFFLVADAEKAVIRIQDFAFAIAQYAQATLRDVVGGLSLDELLSEREHIQKRIAEVVEEHIKDWGLHIDSIRLQDIEMPEDLKRIMSRQASAEREKRATITKAEGDKIAATNLAAAAVIMEQTPGAMKLRTLQTIDSLGAGPANTVVMFPLELTETIRSIVKSASKSNDATVV